One genomic window of bacterium includes the following:
- a CDS encoding SpoIID/LytB domain-containing protein, with translation MPLNAPYTTIDDTLVSVRLTASERQLRVAAPPAARALSIRDASGGSSTTDGQRMIAVSVEPTGSSLVINGAVLHPGPIAIESPDGLILVNGRRYRGRIEVKTVGGALQTANVLPLRSYLASVVGAEMPSDAPFQALEAQSVVSRSYILHRMVGVNGSDPCISDSVLSQVYRGVSTESAATIKAVRETAGLVLTFNHEPIDACFSASSGGWTASARDVWNDFVPYLIGKKDQFSESGEYGNWQLTITPAECERILLGAGWDVGRPEQILVIREDTSGRASRVAILGSGGDALFRGTDFRLLVGAARLRSTMFDVERTASSFTFHGKGFGHGVGLSQQGACNMARQNYSFEQILAFYYTGVKLERYPPDWLHSQSTLGD, from the coding sequence TTGCCCCTGAATGCTCCATACACGACGATAGATGACACGCTCGTCAGCGTCCGATTGACCGCCAGCGAGAGGCAGTTACGAGTGGCCGCCCCTCCGGCGGCACGCGCATTGTCAATTCGTGATGCCAGCGGCGGAAGCTCCACTACCGATGGCCAGCGGATGATCGCCGTGTCCGTCGAGCCCACCGGCTCGTCTCTTGTCATAAACGGCGCGGTACTTCACCCCGGGCCCATAGCGATTGAGTCTCCTGACGGTCTCATCCTCGTCAACGGCCGCCGCTACCGGGGCCGAATCGAGGTCAAAACGGTGGGCGGAGCGCTTCAGACTGCAAACGTCCTTCCGCTTCGGTCATACCTGGCGAGCGTGGTCGGAGCGGAGATGCCGAGCGATGCTCCTTTTCAGGCGCTCGAGGCGCAGAGCGTTGTTTCCAGAAGCTACATTCTGCACAGGATGGTTGGTGTGAACGGTTCTGACCCGTGCATCTCCGATTCCGTCCTGTCTCAAGTTTACAGGGGGGTATCAACCGAGAGCGCGGCGACTATCAAGGCCGTTCGCGAGACGGCTGGACTCGTCCTAACTTTCAATCACGAGCCAATCGATGCCTGTTTCTCAGCTTCCAGTGGCGGCTGGACGGCCTCAGCGAGGGATGTCTGGAACGATTTCGTGCCATATTTGATTGGCAAGAAGGATCAATTCAGCGAGAGCGGCGAGTATGGCAACTGGCAGCTTACGATCACGCCCGCTGAGTGCGAACGGATACTCCTTGGGGCCGGCTGGGATGTCGGCAGACCAGAGCAGATACTTGTCATTAGGGAGGATACGTCTGGCAGGGCGTCTCGAGTTGCGATATTGGGGAGTGGGGGAGATGCTCTGTTCAGAGGGACGGACTTCAGATTGCTTGTGGGGGCTGCGCGGCTGAGAAGCACCATGTTTGACGTTGAGAGGACCGCGAGCAGCTTCACGTTCCACGGCAAGGGCTTTGGACATGGAGTCGGACTTTCGCAGCAGGGAGCGTGCAACATGGCCCGACAGAACTATTCGTTTGAACAGATACTTGCCTTCTACTACACGGGCGTCAAGCTCGAGCGATATCCGCCTGATTGGCTCCATAGCCAGTCAACGCTAGGGGACTGA
- the murG gene encoding undecaprenyldiphospho-muramoylpentapeptide beta-N-acetylglucosaminyltransferase, producing the protein MHKPIRIVMASGATGGHFYPCLAIADAIRSTHPNARFLFIGPKGKTDEKLIHEHGFESATITASGVPRARGALRPWRVLKAASLAPVAEALRLLRQFRPHVAFGAGGYVSGPVIVAAWLKRIPRAILEANAVPGLANRLAARLASSIFIGFDPAAKYFNRGKVILTGNPVRPGSEAEGHKIRLDLGFEEGKLLIVVVGGSLGSRVLNEVTLQTLPQISGRSAASRLQVLHCVGKRFWDQFAEAAMRVARGLNFKYVPVPVVPELHNLFYVSDLVVCRGGAMTLSEVAAAGVLPVIIPWSGAANNEQLANAQFFERNGAAVLIEEKNLDEQQLYSILADTIDNDAEVKKMRDSCRRIGRPAAAELIASALVDLGQRVLV; encoded by the coding sequence GTGCATAAACCCATTAGGATTGTCATGGCTAGCGGCGCGACGGGGGGGCATTTCTACCCCTGCCTGGCCATCGCCGATGCCATACGGAGCACGCATCCTAACGCACGCTTCCTCTTCATCGGGCCGAAAGGCAAGACCGATGAGAAGCTCATCCACGAACATGGGTTCGAGTCTGCGACCATAACCGCCTCGGGGGTCCCTCGTGCCAGGGGTGCTCTTCGTCCCTGGCGGGTTCTCAAAGCTGCATCGTTGGCCCCGGTGGCTGAGGCGCTGCGACTTTTGAGACAGTTCCGGCCACACGTCGCATTCGGCGCTGGAGGGTATGTCTCAGGGCCGGTCATCGTGGCGGCGTGGCTCAAAAGGATACCCAGGGCGATACTTGAGGCGAATGCCGTCCCAGGCCTTGCCAATCGGCTGGCGGCTCGGCTCGCGAGTTCCATCTTCATCGGCTTTGACCCAGCGGCTAAATACTTCAACAGAGGCAAGGTCATATTGACCGGCAATCCAGTCAGGCCGGGCAGTGAGGCCGAAGGACACAAGATCAGGCTGGACCTCGGCTTCGAAGAGGGCAAACTTCTGATCGTTGTCGTAGGGGGCAGCCTTGGGTCGCGCGTCCTGAACGAAGTCACGCTCCAAACGTTGCCCCAGATATCTGGACGCTCGGCAGCCTCAAGACTTCAGGTTCTGCACTGTGTCGGCAAGAGGTTCTGGGACCAATTCGCTGAGGCCGCCATGCGTGTGGCCCGCGGCCTCAATTTCAAATATGTCCCTGTGCCGGTCGTGCCGGAACTTCACAACCTCTTTTACGTCTCTGATTTGGTGGTCTGCCGGGGCGGTGCGATGACGTTGTCGGAGGTCGCGGCAGCTGGCGTGCTACCGGTCATTATCCCGTGGTCAGGGGCTGCTAACAACGAACAGTTGGCCAACGCGCAGTTCTTCGAGCGAAACGGCGCAGCGGTCCTCATCGAGGAGAAAAATCTTGACGAGCAACAGCTTTACAGTATCTTGGCGGACACCATCGACAATGACGCTGAAGTTAAGAAAATGAGAGATAGCTGCAGGAGAATTGGCAGACCTGCCGCAGCAGAACTCATTGCGTCTGCCCTGGTGGATTTAGGACAGCGGGTCTTAGTCTGA
- a CDS encoding glycosyltransferase family 39 protein, whose translation MNRGRNFKLLLAAILVVGFTLRVAYFIWAPRDYAAAYSDYDDIAQNLAAGKGFSLDKTITGRSPAEPSGEVQTVPVVSRTPAYPFFLAAIYKLFGRRLRLVYLIQTVIDMLSALLFYFLTLRVASSARVALVAVFIYALYVPFISQVAVVLNETLFNFLLLVFAFVAIHAVDKPSTRSFLAAGAALGLTALCRPTTFFFPAVFLGAVLLKYRRRLGPLIVPSVAFVVGFVVLIGPWVVRNYVVLDYVGFVGSLAGEQVYGALNQWRNSDTPLPVIPEQMQARLADKSDVERNRILMREALKEILRDPLDFARSALRRTLLFWTGIGIGGASFFYFPSNRAGAETCVFASVVNIVLIAFSVLAFVRFRGAWTRYSLIPLLLLGYFYVVHLPTYGPMRYSMPVIPFLMMFASLGMVNLLGKARTAPS comes from the coding sequence GTGAACCGGGGCAGGAACTTCAAACTGCTCCTTGCGGCTATTCTCGTCGTTGGGTTCACCCTGCGTGTGGCATATTTCATCTGGGCGCCTCGGGACTACGCCGCAGCTTATTCTGACTACGATGACATCGCGCAGAACTTGGCTGCTGGCAAAGGCTTCAGCCTGGATAAGACCATAACAGGCCGCAGCCCCGCTGAGCCTTCGGGAGAGGTTCAGACCGTGCCCGTCGTCTCCAGAACTCCTGCCTACCCATTTTTCTTGGCCGCAATCTACAAGCTTTTTGGCCGGAGGCTGAGGCTGGTCTATCTGATACAGACTGTAATTGATATGCTTTCCGCACTTCTATTTTATTTTCTCACACTGAGAGTCGCCAGCTCGGCGCGGGTGGCACTAGTTGCTGTGTTCATTTACGCTCTTTACGTGCCTTTCATATCCCAAGTCGCAGTCGTGCTGAATGAAACACTGTTTAACTTCCTGCTGCTTGTATTCGCGTTCGTCGCCATCCACGCCGTCGATAAACCCTCCACCCGAAGCTTTCTCGCCGCCGGGGCAGCTCTGGGACTTACCGCTTTGTGCCGCCCAACGACCTTCTTCTTTCCAGCTGTATTTTTGGGCGCAGTTCTTCTGAAATATCGGAGGCGTCTAGGCCCGCTCATCGTGCCATCTGTCGCGTTCGTGGTCGGGTTCGTCGTGCTGATTGGGCCCTGGGTGGTGCGCAACTACGTGGTGCTTGACTACGTCGGTTTCGTTGGAAGCCTTGCAGGCGAGCAGGTTTACGGCGCCCTAAACCAATGGCGAAACTCGGACACTCCTTTGCCCGTGATCCCTGAACAGATGCAGGCTAGACTCGCTGACAAGAGCGACGTCGAACGCAACAGAATCCTCATGCGGGAGGCGCTCAAGGAGATACTTCGAGACCCGCTCGATTTCGCCAGGAGCGCTCTTCGTAGAACATTACTATTTTGGACTGGAATAGGCATTGGCGGGGCGAGTTTCTTTTACTTCCCCTCGAATAGGGCTGGAGCAGAGACTTGCGTTTTCGCTTCGGTCGTCAACATTGTGCTAATCGCCTTCTCCGTCCTTGCGTTCGTCAGATTCCGCGGGGCTTGGACGCGCTATTCACTGATTCCTCTGCTTCTGCTGGGCTACTTCTACGTTGTTCACTTGCCTACTTATGGTCCTATGCGATACAGTATGCCTGTGATACCATTCCTGATGATGTTTGCTTCTTTGGGAATGGTGAACTTGCTCGGAAAGGCGAGGACAGCTCCTTCCTGA
- a CDS encoding PQQ-binding-like beta-propeller repeat protein, with protein sequence MKLGSARRLNVAVFILVAAMVAIPLLASADAIWKKFGGNESQNGRTSEIACETGDKYWSFFTGNFNFCSPAIAANGEVCFGSRNGYFFALSPDGALDWQFDAVARVDSSPAIDSFGNIYFGAGNGLVYCITGPTIVATEGTLNWTYDAEDRVYSSPTLDNDEYSVFFGTDDGRLVSIFSQNFPATQGTLEWSLLLGDRIFASPAYRYYDLAPTGSPAGDIAMIYIGAELGLSDGVVYGIEVSTDIATSTLASIRSVYPGIGDDPIGPVDSSVAVSDDGNFIYFGSKDGNLYCLSSSGYLQWSYETSGMVDSSPGILATGDIVVGSRDGAVYCVDPTGDLRWSFETGGPIESSPAIDGNDNVIIGSRDHSLYSISPAGAQNWRYMSNYHVWSSPVIGKQPSGFGGLDPQVTTATIYFTGADMNLYAIREDRGSPHFLSRSPDDGDSGVSKRLAEVIFEIVDSQTDVNRESIIMLFRGQHVYPSFERIEAEDYRGWKGTYYCGDDILLYGEEITVSIYACDTAWEPNCIDETYSFTIELPTRRPELAPRDLKLDVNHARAVEVK encoded by the coding sequence ATGAAACTGGGCAGCGCAAGGAGATTAAACGTCGCTGTGTTTATCCTCGTGGCCGCCATGGTGGCGATACCGCTCTTGGCATCTGCGGACGCCATCTGGAAGAAGTTCGGTGGAAACGAGTCGCAAAACGGCAGAACCTCCGAGATTGCTTGCGAGACGGGTGATAAGTATTGGAGCTTTTTCACAGGTAACTTTAACTTTTGTTCGCCAGCGATTGCTGCAAACGGCGAGGTCTGTTTCGGTTCGCGAAACGGGTACTTCTTCGCGCTATCCCCTGATGGCGCTCTCGATTGGCAGTTCGATGCCGTCGCAAGGGTCGATTCATCGCCAGCGATCGACAGCTTCGGCAACATCTACTTCGGCGCCGGTAACGGCCTCGTTTACTGCATAACTGGCCCGACGATCGTTGCGACCGAGGGCACGCTTAACTGGACCTATGACGCCGAGGATAGGGTCTATTCGTCGCCGACGCTTGACAATGACGAGTACTCAGTTTTTTTCGGGACTGATGACGGCAGGCTCGTCTCGATTTTCTCGCAGAACTTCCCTGCTACCCAAGGAACACTTGAGTGGAGCCTCCTACTCGGAGACCGCATATTCGCATCACCAGCCTATCGATACTATGACCTCGCGCCGACCGGCTCCCCCGCCGGCGACATAGCGATGATCTATATCGGTGCTGAGTTGGGTCTTTCGGATGGTGTCGTCTATGGCATTGAGGTCTCGACAGACATCGCAACTAGCACGCTGGCCAGCATCCGGTCGGTTTATCCCGGCATTGGCGATGACCCAATCGGCCCAGTTGATAGCTCAGTAGCGGTCTCTGACGATGGCAACTTCATCTATTTCGGAAGCAAGGACGGCAACCTCTACTGCCTCTCCTCGTCCGGCTATTTGCAGTGGTCCTACGAGACCAGCGGCATGGTCGACTCATCGCCCGGCATTCTCGCAACCGGCGATATCGTCGTGGGATCGAGAGACGGCGCAGTCTATTGCGTTGACCCAACGGGAGACCTGCGGTGGTCCTTCGAGACGGGCGGCCCCATCGAATCCTCCCCGGCCATCGACGGCAACGACAACGTGATCATAGGCTCCAGGGACCATTCCCTTTACTCGATCTCGCCGGCTGGGGCCCAGAACTGGCGATACATGTCGAACTACCATGTCTGGTCGTCCCCAGTCATCGGCAAGCAGCCTAGTGGCTTTGGGGGCCTGGACCCACAGGTTACGACAGCGACCATCTACTTCACTGGCGCCGATATGAACCTTTACGCCATCAGGGAGGACAGGGGTAGTCCCCACTTCCTGAGCCGCTCGCCTGATGATGGCGATAGCGGCGTCAGCAAGCGGCTGGCAGAAGTCATCTTTGAGATCGTGGACAGCCAGACCGATGTCAACAGAGAGTCCATCATCATGCTCTTCAGAGGACAACACGTCTATCCCTCTTTCGAGCGAATAGAAGCTGAAGACTACCGAGGCTGGAAGGGCACATACTACTGCGGCGACGACATCTTATTGTACGGCGAAGAGATTACGGTAAGTATCTACGCCTGCGATACGGCTTGGGAGCCTAACTGCATAGATGAAACATACTCCTTCACCATCGAGCTACCTACGAGGCGGCCTGAACTTGCGCCTCGAGACCTCAAGCTCGATGTGAATCACGCGCGCGCGGTTGAGGTAAAGTAA
- a CDS encoding UvrD-helicase domain-containing protein, which produces MDVLEGLNPRQVEAVLETEGPVLVLAGAGSGKTRAIVHRIAYLLDGGISPRRILAVTFTNKAAGEMKSRTVKMVGQAAEAVWLCTFHSFCARILRAHIEELKPIAGRQAYRRGFSIYDDDDRKKLLSECLKEIGVKPRADDIKMARRWVSFAKLRGLEPDEIESRLAKDGQARFAHVYERYLIRTAASNAVDFDDLLALTLRLFDENKEVLSLYQDRFEYCMVDEFQDTNRVQYELLKRVAGKHRNLFVVGDDDQSIYAFRGADVRNILDFERDFPGAKVIHLDQNYRSTKSILATASSLISKNVARKQKDLFTENVAGESVELCTCGTEEAEGEFICEKIQGIARTSGVNPCTIAVFYRTNAQSRAVEDALLRYEIPYTVVRGLRFYQRKEVKDVVAYLKASVNPDDDLAIARVIKVPPRGIGKTSMEMIEGRAHASGCSLFGAIAELLARRSLGGGGKDSDAVRPALRSRLASFHALITSLKTSAETMHPSGFIDHILQETGYLDYLQDSDEDGEHARTENVRELSTAAKAFAKKRPVATVEDFVQHVSLMSELDQFDEHEQPVSLLTLHSAKGLEFDFVFLIGVENGLLPHYSARTREQIEEERRLLYVGITRAKQRLVLTRAFRRLIFGRTVINPESPFVCEIQPDLITRTAYYGKDLL; this is translated from the coding sequence ATGGATGTACTCGAAGGCCTGAACCCTCGCCAAGTTGAGGCGGTGCTCGAGACCGAAGGGCCGGTCCTTGTGCTTGCCGGCGCCGGAAGCGGCAAGACGAGGGCCATCGTCCACCGAATCGCATACCTCTTGGACGGGGGCATCTCACCCAGACGCATCCTTGCCGTTACGTTTACTAACAAGGCCGCTGGCGAGATGAAGTCCCGCACGGTGAAAATGGTGGGTCAGGCCGCTGAAGCCGTCTGGCTCTGCACGTTTCACTCGTTCTGTGCAAGGATTCTCAGGGCGCACATCGAGGAACTGAAGCCCATCGCCGGTCGGCAGGCATACCGGCGGGGCTTCTCGATCTACGATGACGACGATAGGAAGAAGCTGCTATCGGAGTGCCTCAAGGAGATTGGGGTCAAACCGAGGGCGGATGACATCAAGATGGCCCGCAGATGGGTCTCGTTCGCCAAACTCAGGGGCCTTGAGCCTGACGAGATCGAGTCGCGGCTTGCCAAAGATGGTCAGGCAAGGTTCGCCCACGTTTACGAGCGATACTTAATACGAACAGCCGCCTCCAACGCGGTCGATTTCGACGACCTCCTCGCCCTAACCCTCAGATTATTCGACGAGAACAAAGAGGTCCTTTCACTCTACCAGGACAGGTTCGAGTACTGTATGGTCGATGAGTTCCAGGACACCAACCGGGTGCAGTATGAACTGCTGAAACGGGTCGCGGGGAAACACAGAAACCTATTCGTGGTGGGAGATGACGACCAGTCCATATACGCCTTCCGAGGCGCTGACGTGAGAAACATCCTCGATTTCGAGCGGGACTTCCCAGGTGCGAAGGTGATACATCTCGACCAAAACTATCGCTCCACAAAGAGCATCCTGGCAACCGCCTCTTCACTCATCTCCAAGAACGTCGCCCGGAAGCAAAAGGACCTCTTCACTGAGAACGTTGCGGGTGAAAGTGTTGAGCTATGCACCTGCGGGACGGAGGAGGCGGAGGGGGAGTTCATCTGCGAAAAGATACAGGGCATCGCCCGGACGAGCGGAGTCAATCCCTGCACTATTGCTGTTTTCTATCGCACAAATGCGCAGTCCAGGGCCGTCGAGGATGCACTCTTGAGATATGAGATACCCTACACCGTCGTTCGTGGCCTCCGGTTCTACCAGCGGAAGGAGGTCAAGGATGTCGTCGCATATCTAAAAGCATCCGTCAATCCTGACGACGACCTAGCCATCGCGCGGGTCATCAAGGTGCCGCCGCGCGGGATCGGCAAGACCTCAATGGAGATGATTGAGGGCAGAGCGCACGCGTCCGGTTGCTCACTCTTCGGCGCTATTGCCGAGCTACTTGCCCGCCGTAGCCTTGGCGGAGGCGGGAAGGATTCCGATGCTGTCAGGCCTGCGCTCCGCAGTCGGCTGGCCTCCTTTCATGCGCTCATTACTTCGCTCAAGACGTCTGCCGAGACCATGCACCCGTCTGGGTTCATTGATCATATTCTTCAGGAGACCGGCTACCTGGACTACTTGCAGGATAGTGACGAGGACGGCGAGCACGCACGGACGGAGAACGTTCGGGAGCTATCGACCGCCGCCAAGGCGTTTGCCAAGAAGCGTCCAGTCGCTACCGTGGAGGATTTCGTGCAGCACGTCTCACTCATGAGCGAACTCGACCAATTCGACGAGCACGAGCAGCCAGTCTCCCTCCTAACGCTTCACAGTGCCAAGGGCCTCGAGTTTGACTTCGTATTCTTGATCGGCGTTGAGAACGGTCTCTTGCCCCACTACTCAGCAAGGACCAGAGAACAGATCGAGGAGGAGCGGCGCCTTCTATATGTAGGGATTACCAGGGCGAAACAGCGCCTCGTTCTGACCAGAGCGTTTCGCCGACTGATCTTCGGTCGCACCGTCATCAACCCGGAATCTCCGTTCGTATGCGAGATACAGCCAGACCTCATCACGCGAACAGCCTACTATGGCAAGGACCTGCTCTAG